The nucleotide sequence TTGGTATAGCTTTTACCATTGTAAGAAATTTCTTTATGAATGACAGGGAAATTATGTTTAGACATGAAATCATTATAAGAATAAAAATTCCCTTGTGGGTCTAACAAATCACAAAGATAATCAATTCCCTTTTCATgccaattattaaaaaatattgactTGTTCTTTGCAAGAATAGTTTCATTATTCCATAGCTTTACTTTATGTGGGGAAAAATTGTGGACGAAGCAAAGTTTCCATGCCAACAGCGCCTGTTCGTGGAATTTAGAAAGTTTTATAGGGAGCTTAGAAGGAGAGAAATTTACCAAGAACACTACCAAGAAAAGATAAATCTCTTTGAAGCCaattgttaaatattgttttagcttttttaattttagGAAGAAAATTCAAATCTTgtctaagaaatattttttttgagatATGAATACCAAGAAATGTAACATTATCTTTAATGGGTATATTATTCACAGAAGTTTCAAGAGAGTCAGATAAACAAAGAATTTCGCATTTAGGAATATTTAAAGTTAGACCAGAAGCCTCTGAAAATGCATTAATTGTTTCAAGAGCCTTACCAACCTGATTTGTATCCTCTAAAAACAGGGTTGTATCATCCGCAAGTTGTGAAAATTTTATCTCACGGCCAAAAATGGACACCCCTTTAATATCAGGATTATTGCGAATACTCAGAGAGAGTAGTTCCACaaccaacacaaacaaaaaaggaGAGATTCCACAACCTTGCCTCACTCCCCTACTAACAGGAAATCTATTAGAAGTATCAAATTGTAAAAGAACCGAGCTATTGATGTCCTTATATATCATTTTAACAAATTTGATAAAGTTATCTCCAAAGCCAAACAACTCTAATGTCAAGAAAAGAAATGTATGTTCAATAGTGTCGAACGCTTTGTAGAAGTCTAGAAATAGTATGATTGCAATGCGAATTAATATGATGTGAATAATCTATGAGATCTAAAATTAGTCTTATATTACAGCTTATATGTCCTTTAGGCATAAAACCTGTTTATGTTTCATTAATTATTTCAGACAAACCAGTTTTTAGTCTTCTGGCAAAaactaatgacataattttataaTCTAAATGTAGTAATGTGATTGGCCTCCAATTGTCAAGTGAGAGAAGATCTTTATCTGGTTTTGGTATTAGGGTGATGAGCCCTTGTTTCATAGAAGTACTTAAGTCTTCATTAATAATACAATCTTTATACATTCTAAGCAGTGGCATCTTGATAGTTTCCCAAAAGTGTGAATAAAACTCAATGGTTAGGCCATCTGAGCCAGGGGATTTGCCTTTGCGTTAGTTAGTTCAGTTACACTAAGGTCCTTTTCACAAACCGTTTTAAACTCATTTGAAATTACTGGTATGTTTTCccaaatgaaaatattataaaatgactgaTAACGTGACGTTCGGCCGAAAGGCGGGCTATGCGGTCACGTGACCTTGCGTCTCCAGGAAGCTTCGTCGcagctgattaatattcatgagcgcGCTTCCGCCAGAGCGTGATTGATCTTCATGGCTGCTCTTTCAGTCAGAAAATGCGGCGATATCTTGGAGTTTTGTTCGTCTGCACGCTGTTAGTCTTCGGCCAGGCTTTCAGCCAATCAGCGACTCCTACTGGGCTTACGTTATGTTACATAATTAATATCCATGAGTCAGGTCATCTCGAGTTCAATTTTGCAAATGAATGGtttgcattttattgttttattattagttttattattgttattatgcgTTTTTATTGTATTCACCGATTGACTTTTGACTTTTTCTTGTTCGTACAGTCAATATTAATACTCAATACTTTAGATTTCAGGAACcactaaatatgattttaaaaaagcatgtATAAGGACCCATTTCCCCactgtaaatactgtacacattgaaaatataattttctttatttagttggatataattgtattattactgttatttttatattaatttaatatttgtataaaaaaaataaaataagtaaaaacttttttttttttacattgacagtTTTTCtctaaattaatgcattattacatatttttatatatctataatatatttatttacaaacccGACTCCAAAAAAGTTAGTAcactacaaattgtgagtaaaaaaggaatggattcatttacaaatctcataaacttttttattttattcacaatagaatatagataacatatcaaatgttgaaagtgagcccgtgatcttcagctcttagacggcactgcatcacatacaggaatgatactgtaatggagatcacaacatgggctcaggaatacttccagaaaacattgtcagtgaacacaatccaccgtgccattcactgttaccggctaaaactctataggtcaaaaaagaagccatatctaaacatgatccagaagcgcaggtgttttctctgggacaAGGCTCACTGTTCGGTCGTCAGTAAACTctaaaactgggacaccatgtcatccggactaaagaggacaagcacaacccaagttgttatcagcgctcagttcagaagctgcatctctgatggtatgaggtttcatgagtgtgtgtggcgtGAGCAGCTTgcacatctggaaagatgagctccatcaatgctgaaagatatatccaagttctagaacaacatatgctcccatccagacctcgtctctttcagggaagaccttacattttccatcatgacaatgccagaccacacactgcatcaattacaacatcatggctgtgtagaagaaggatccagggactgaaatgaccagcctgcagtccagatctttcacccatagaaaacatttgccgcatcataaagaggaagatgtgacacagaagacctaagacagttgagcaactagaagcctgtattagacaagaatgggacaacattcctcttCCTAAACTTGAGacgcttgtctcctcagtccccagacgtttgcagactgttataaagagaagaggagatgtcacacagtggtaaacatggccttgtcccaactctTTAGTAAACAGGTTTGTATCTGGATGAGAAGGCTGGTTGTTCTGCAcagctgagagtgtgtgtgactgagacgtgctggtgtgtgtgtgtgtgtgtgtgtctcctgtcAGGTGTGGTTCAGACTCTGTCACTCACTGGGAGCCGTACTGGAGAATCAGCCGTGATGTTTGCCCAAACCACTGCGTTACGGACTCGGCTCCTAGGTACAGACCGTCGGCTCTAGATCTAGATGGGTCTGTCTGTGAGCGTTCACTGTTCGTGTGTGTGACACGGCTCTAGTGTTGAGTGTGTTCTGCTGATGacactgatctgtgtgtgtgtctggtgcaGGTCTGCTCCTCAGGACCCGGTCCAGCTGGCCGTGGTGGCCTGTGGCTCCAGACTGGAGGAAACACTCGTCATGCTGAAATCTGCTGTCCTCTTCAGCCACAGACACTTGTGCTTTCACATCTTCTCAGAAGACCACCTCCACGCCGGATTCAGACAGGAGGTGAGCACGCATATGAGGAGTATTCACTGTTTATACACGGTGGTGTTAGggtaaaactgaattaaacaacACTTTTAGAGGATTTCTCAGACCCGATGTAAAATACAGACGTGACAAACATGATACAAGACTGTAAATGCAGGAAACCagacaatattataataataataataataacaaagaaacAACAGAGATGTATTCATAGTTGTTCAGATTTGAAGTATTTTAGAGTAAACTGTTAGGTTTAAGACCTCGGAGTCAAGAATGTTCACAGAGAGGCTTTTGAAATGGATTCAGATGTTTTAGGATCAATGTGAGCAGGtaaatattgctattttactGATGcgtgtaaataaaaatgattaaagagGCTGTACTTCTTACATGATTAAACCTTTACTCTGTTTTACTTCTTGCACTAAAACATCTCAGATCGTTCTGGAAGAGTTATGAACAAAACAGTAACATATAATGTTTGTTCAGGGTTTACTGATCTTTTaatagttttctcaaaatgttAGATCAGAACATGGAATGTCTACATTCATGGAACAGATTTAATAAAATAGTTctatttgtttgatgtttttaaatgttgcacTTCAGAGAACACTCAAGAGTAACATTCACATGTTTGAAAAATGATCAAATGAAACGTTCAAATAACCGAGATTAGAATGTTCAGAGAAACACAATAGTAAAggtttaataatttaaagcaaacattagcatgtgtgtgtggtcTGGGTAGATGGAGATATATGGTGGATATATTACAGCTTGATGTTAAATCTGAGAGAAGCAGCACACACTGATCTTCCTGAAATCCTGTGTGTGTCGTGCAGCTGGAGTCGTGGCCGCAGAGGTTTCGCTCGACGTTCAGCTACAGCGTTTATCCCATAGTCTTCCCCAGTGAGAACGCCAGAGAGTGGAAGAGACTGTTCAAACCCTGCGCTTCTCAGAGACTCTTCCTCCCCGTGAGTATCTTTTCTGTTGGAAATATCTCACTTTACAGAAGTGAAACCGCAGTGAGTTACACACTGATTCCTCCAGTAATGAATCAAGTGAACGGTGCAGCTCTGTGTAGCACAGAATGGAGTGCAGTGTTTGGTGGTGTTTGAGGAGGCGGGTGGTGTCAGTGACGGAGTGCTGGTGTGTCAGCTGCTTCTGAAGCAGGTGGACTCTGTGCTGTACGTGGACACAGATGTGCTGTTCCTGCGGCCGCTGGAGGACGTCTGGAGCTTTCTGTCCCGGTTCAACAGCAGTCAGGTGGCAGCCATGTCCCCGGAGCACGAGGAGCCACGCATCGGCTGGTACAACCGCTTCGCTCGACACCCGTACTACGGCCAGACCGGCGTCAACTCAGGAGTCATGCTCATGAACATGACCCGCATCCGACACAGACTCTTCAAGGTACAGTCCTCCGGGATACACACGCATGAGGACACACACCATACACATGCTTTTCTCCTGAAGTGTGTGTATTTCAGCTCTGCATCTGTGAACCTGTTAACACCAGATGGATATTTCGGCTCAGCTGATAGTTATCCCATCTGAGACTGTCTTTAATGGACACGGAGGAgttaaagaaaatattataaaatattgaagACATGATGGCCGGTGTATATTACATTTCAATACTTTCACTTtctctttaaaatatttgtaaagttaAAAGATAAAGTGTTTGCATTGAGATGCAATAGATACAGGCCagaatagttaaaaaatatttaataatttgatgACTAACATCATTTGTAagagtatacattttaaaatcattttattagatGTAAGTAATAATAGTCATGTTAACATTTCAgtgcatttaatatatttgatcatgTTTCAGTTTAATTCACTCAAGGGTTAACCGGACTATTGTTACTTTGATCtaataaaatgataaagaaatatgaaaatattatatccTGCATCTCTTGCATCTcagtgttatataaatataaaaatattaaccttatattatattattattattataataataaaacgtttaaaacaaaaaaggaagaatatttttacattgtataaatgtttttcattaaaattaaaaataaaattggaatTTCTTATACGCAACCATGTACATTTTATCCtaaaatctacacacacacacacacacacacacacacacacatgttttggacaactgtcaggtcagcagtcttctccatgattgtgtgtcctacagaactagactgagagaccatttaaagactttgcaggtgttttgagttaattagctgattagagtgtggctccaggtgtcttcaatactgaaccttttcacaatattctaattttctgagatactgaatttgtgattttccttagttgtcagtaatAATCatcaatatttaaagaaataaacatttgaaatatatcagtctgtgtgtaataaattaatattatatacaagtttcactttttgaatggaattagtgaaataaatcaactttttaatgatattataattatatgaccagcacctgtgtatattatatttctatatttatttcagctagtttccaggacggttaataaaaaataaaaaccaaagttGAACCGAAATAAAGTGttcaaaatcacattttatttcagctagtttaaaaaaaaaaaaatttctcagTTTCAGTCAGTTTTACTTGatctacttaataataataataaaaataataataataataataataaaacctatataaacttaaaaaacaaaaatgacaaaaaaatgagAAAACGCCACAAAACTACTAAaccatcataaaacaaaattcaaCCAAAGTAAATGTATTCCATACATATGTAAAAATTACTCATTCTAATTAAAGttcaaatgaaaatgcaattaaaattcaattcaattctagtttatttgtatagcgctttttactatacaaatcgttacaaagcaactttacagaaaattatgtttctacaatatttagtagtagcttatggtggtgactgtcagtttgtgcacgtttgacagaattatagaaaattaagacgtagtcagccagacgatgaacattattaatattattaattaataattattatatgatgcagtcacacttgtagcaatatttgttagttctgttgttgattcagggttagcatcatctggggtcctctgagggtcagcatcatctcttctcaggtgttctggatccagactggagcttgtgtaaatcctagttaccacgggatgaagatccagcagaaacagagaaacacatagagacatcattagcatagctgctgatccaacagagttaaattaattattttaacccaagctaaagaataagaatgcacatttgatcagatgaaactacactcacaatttaagagatgcattatttgaatgcttggtgaaagagatgtgtttttaatctagatttaaacagagagagtgtgtctgaaccctgaacattatcaggaaggctattccagagtttgggagccaaatgtgagaaagctgtacctcctttagtggactttgctatcctaggaacgaccaaaagtccagtgttttgtgaccttagggtgcgtgatgggttgtaacgtggtagaaggctagttaggtacgcaggagctaaaccatttagggccttatagggaagtaatgataatttgtaactgatacggaacttaataggtagccagtgcagtgtgtgtgagagagagagagagagagagagagagagagagagagagagagagagagagagagagagagagagagagagagagagagagataagtacatcttctaatataatatttcaaccattattcattttcaaccaatgtggttgaagtttttacagtataaaataatcaaGAGGCAaagatattataattaataataataataatatttataattaaaccacagtagccacaaatgtacagctgtctgagacgtcatgaaatgttctttaccATCACAAACCATAGAATGTAGTCAGGGTGGAAAGAAGGAGAAACCCCTAAAGCGTGTTCGAAACCCgcgccaacacagacttactctattttttatttcatcctCACTTCAGCCGCTACAGGTGATCATaccaataacttgtaatctttacaagaatatcagaatcatgcaatgagcaagtctcatttattagacacttaatatcaCATCAGTTCTTTTAGAATCGCCGAATCTGCTGCAGTCGTTCATCACATCTGCAGCGGAGACCTGAagcaggaagttggtcaccagatcacacggtaaccagttaaaccgtaacaccggagagcgccaggatgtgttcctctgaggtgctcgtgcATCACAGTTGTGCTGACGGGGTACACCATACCTGTTTTTCAAAGGGAACAAAtggcctctgtttaaagtattcccatacttttgataacagtggtctctgtttttgtgatagaatgcaactttctccatgcCATTAcacgagatgtaaacagtgtcaACGTATTTCACACACACGTGTCGTTGCAGCACTACCCACAACCATCACATTTTCTTCAAACTTTGACAATAACTTTTGTCATTAACTAATGTGAGTATGATGAGTAATGAGGataaacactgaaacacctgATATATTTAATACTCTACATTTGAGCTATATTTGATGTTTGTCAGCAGCGGCTGAGGTCCACATCTTTAGTCTGCTGGAAACCATTAAACAGCATCAAGAGCAGCTTGTGTCAGAGGTGAAGTACGTCAGCAGCTGAACAGCACGTCAGGGAACAGATGTTGAGATGCCTGAAAACATCCAGTTTCCCCTGGAACAACTGGAGGAAGTGGAGGCATCTGAGATGTTTCTAAAGGAACCGTCAAAGGCCCAACTCCACAGAGATTGGTGAGTTCTCTTACTGGATGGTGCCATTAGGTTCATTGATTGTCCATCATTATTATTGAAAAGGTGGCACAGGTCCATGAGGGTGTGAtccaagtaccgtattttccgctcTATAGGGCGCACTGGATTATAAAGCACATAGAACAGAAGATACTGCAGTAAACGTTTGACtggttatgcatccactagatggagctgtgctaaagggaacgtcaacattttgacagagcgcctcgatccatatataaggcgctccggatttgaagtcattttttgataaattgaaaggcttttaagtgcgccttatagttCAGAAAATTTCAGGAGTTCACACTTATACACATTAACCTGTTCCCCCTCTAATTGTGTGCATGGACAGAGtacgcttttattttatttttttacaatacaaattgttaaaAGATGTCTTTGTCTTTTAGATTTCTTCTTTGGGCACCACTGGAGGACCAGGATGTGAAGAGGGTGACCCGGTGCATTCTGGGCCGGCTCTTCACAGATGAGGTGTGTCATCAGATCAACTGAAGGGGTTAATAACAAAAAGCCCTTCAGTAGGATGGCAACCAAGACCTTGCTTTTCAGTAAATATATCATTCAAAGTAATATTAACTGCATTCAAAGTCAATAGTTTGTAAATGTTAGGGCAACCATCTCACCAATATGACCGTGTAgccttttattttagacaattgaTTAAATAATCTTTTACTAAACGTGACTTTGCGTTTCATAAATGATGTACTTGTACTCTGTACTCTGCTTGAATGTTAAGTGGATTTGattaaaagcatcagctaaatgacgTAATGTAATGTAAACCAGGACTAAATGCAAGTAAATGGAGTTTACCCActgctcaaatgtcaaaaatagttTATCCACCggtttatgtaatgtaatgttaagaGTTTACCTCCAAATAGATTGTTATAGGACCTtaacaaacttaaaatattacaaaaccaGATTGATTTATCCACATACAATATGTGCTCTGATCAAGGGACCATTTAATACCACTGATATTGTTTGAACATTTTGGATCTTTTTTAATGATCGATAGTGAAAGGCTCGGCACACCTTACCCTGATCAGGAATtcatagtttacccacctctttatTTTAACCTACACAACCCTGTATATAACTTTGTAAGTCACGTTTCTTTTTAATTGAATCTCCTTCATACCTATCTCAAATATTGTATTGTGTAAGCATCCTTGGCTTTGGACGCTCCATATCATAAACATATCTGTGTGTTAG is from Carassius auratus strain Wakin chromosome 25, ASM336829v1, whole genome shotgun sequence and encodes:
- the LOC113042800 gene encoding glucoside xylosyltransferase 1-like, translated to MALSQLFNVLVCVCVCVSPVRCGSDSVTHWEPYWRISRDVCPNHCVTDSAPRSAPQDPVQLAVVACGSRLEETLVMLKSAVLFSHRHLCFHIFSEDHLHAGFRQELESWPQRFRSTFSYSVYPIVFPSENAREWKRLFKPCASQRLFLPLLLKQVDSVLYVDTDVLFLRPLEDVWSFLSRFNSSQVAAMSPEHEEPRIGWYNRFARHPYYGQTGVNSGVMLMNMTRIRHRLFKVQSSGIHTHEDTHHTHAFLLKCVYFSSASVNLLTPDGYFGSADSYPI